One window of Alteriqipengyuania lutimaris genomic DNA carries:
- a CDS encoding very short patch repair endonuclease, whose protein sequence is MDHLDPERRSENMRRVKGKDTGPELTVRHALHTLGRRFRLHRKDLPGKPDIVLAKNRLAIFVHGCFWHRHENCPRASMPSTRREFWESKFARTVERDAEQAAALRAAGWQPEVIWECETRDAETLSERLRDILERNNPE, encoded by the coding sequence GTGGACCATCTCGATCCGGAGCGGCGCAGCGAGAACATGCGTCGCGTCAAGGGCAAGGACACCGGACCGGAACTGACGGTTAGGCACGCGCTGCACACACTCGGCAGACGCTTCCGCCTGCACCGCAAGGACCTTCCGGGCAAACCCGATATCGTGCTCGCCAAGAACCGCCTGGCGATCTTCGTGCACGGCTGCTTCTGGCACCGTCACGAAAATTGTCCTCGCGCATCCATGCCCTCAACGCGGAGGGAATTCTGGGAATCGAAGTTCGCACGAACGGTTGAACGCGATGCCGAGCAGGCAGCAGCTCTGCGCGCGGCCGGGTGGCAGCCTGAAGTGATCTGGGAATGCGAAACGCGAGATGCTGAAACGCTCAGTGAGCGCCTGCGCGACATTCTTGAGCGAAACAATCCGGAGTAA